In Kineococcus sp. NBC_00420, a single genomic region encodes these proteins:
- the aqpZ gene encoding aquaporin Z, with protein MTEPRTAVKLAAEAIGTFVLVLGGCGAAVLAAATTTTDGTAVGIGYLGVAVAFGLTVLAMAATFGGVSGGHFNPAVSLGLAVAGRLPWRDLPGYALAQVVGAVAGAAVLFTVASGRPGFDAATSGFATNGYGERSPAGYSLLAALVVEVVLTAVFVLVVLGATAPRAPKALAPVAIGLALTLIHLVSIPVDNTSVNPARSLGPALFAGGPALEQLWLFVLAPLVGAALAGALHAGLFRTPGHRD; from the coding sequence GTGACCGAACCGCGGACCGCGGTGAAGCTCGCCGCGGAGGCGATCGGGACGTTCGTGCTCGTCCTCGGCGGCTGCGGGGCCGCCGTGCTCGCTGCCGCGACGACGACCACGGACGGCACCGCGGTGGGTATCGGCTACCTGGGGGTCGCCGTGGCCTTCGGGCTGACCGTGCTCGCCATGGCCGCCACGTTCGGAGGGGTGTCCGGTGGGCACTTCAACCCCGCCGTCAGCCTCGGCCTCGCCGTGGCGGGACGCCTGCCGTGGCGCGACCTCCCGGGGTACGCGCTGGCCCAGGTCGTCGGCGCCGTCGCCGGGGCGGCGGTCCTGTTCACCGTCGCCTCCGGACGTCCCGGTTTCGACGCGGCGACCTCGGGGTTCGCCACCAACGGCTACGGCGAGCGTTCACCGGCCGGGTACTCCCTGCTCGCGGCCCTCGTGGTCGAGGTCGTCCTCACCGCCGTCTTCGTGCTGGTCGTCCTCGGCGCCACCGCACCCCGCGCACCGAAGGCCCTCGCCCCCGTGGCGATCGGGCTGGCCCTGACGCTGATCCACCTGGTGTCGATCCCGGTCGACAACACCTCGGTGAACCCCGCGCGCTCCCTCGGCCCGGCCCTCTTCGCGGGAGGACCGGCTCTGGAGCAGCTCTGGCTCTTCGTCCTCGCCCCGCTGGTGGGCGCCGCGCTCGCCGGTGCGCTGCACGCGGGGCTCTTCCGAACCCCCGGACACCGCGACTGA
- a CDS encoding Asp23/Gls24 family envelope stress response protein, whose product MPQDTTTTSWAATPEGSTTMADDVVATIAGIAAREVPGVFALGGSAARAVAVVRERTPRSRPDLATGVHATVGETQAVVDVVLVAEYGSDVVDVAAGVRREVAAAVRRMTDLTVTEVNVTVQDLHLPVEGEDPAERVR is encoded by the coding sequence GTGCCGCAGGACACCACCACCACCAGTTGGGCCGCGACCCCGGAGGGGAGCACCACGATGGCCGACGACGTGGTCGCCACCATCGCCGGCATCGCCGCCCGCGAGGTGCCGGGGGTGTTCGCCCTGGGCGGCAGCGCGGCCCGCGCCGTCGCCGTCGTGCGCGAGCGCACCCCCCGCAGTCGGCCGGACCTGGCGACGGGTGTCCACGCGACGGTCGGCGAGACGCAGGCCGTGGTCGACGTCGTCCTCGTCGCGGAGTACGGCAGCGACGTCGTCGACGTCGCCGCCGGGGTGCGCCGCGAGGTGGCCGCCGCCGTCCGGCGGATGACCGACCTGACGGTCACCGAGGTCAACGTCACCGTCCAGGACCTGCACCTGCCCGTCGAGGGCGAGGACCCCGCCGAGCGGGTCCGTTGA
- a CDS encoding TetR/AcrR family transcriptional regulator C-terminal domain-containing protein has protein sequence MAATPDDGGPTEARRSDEPDPGHLPDVDELVVDGQERPSDRVPLSRERILSTALRSIDEEGLAALTMRRLGARLGVEAMSLYRYVPGREALLDGVVDALVGELDHDADVLRSPEHGWQDFLQRMAHGVRRMAIAHPKAFPLIASTPPEAPWLRPPLRSISWVETFLSGLVQQGFSDQEAVAAYRAFTSFLLGNLLLEVAQRGGAVGPLDLVDEEEPVGGLDDAPIVRRLARRLGEDRALQEFEESLESLIDRISAQVLGGSGA, from the coding sequence GTGGCGGCAACCCCTGACGACGGTGGGCCCACCGAGGCCCGGCGCAGCGACGAACCCGACCCGGGTCACCTGCCCGACGTGGACGAGCTGGTGGTCGACGGGCAGGAACGACCTTCCGACCGGGTCCCGCTCAGTCGTGAGCGCATCCTGTCCACGGCCCTGCGCTCCATCGACGAGGAGGGCCTGGCCGCGCTGACGATGCGACGCCTCGGGGCGCGGCTCGGAGTCGAGGCGATGTCCCTCTACCGCTACGTCCCGGGCCGCGAGGCCCTCCTCGACGGGGTCGTCGACGCGCTGGTCGGCGAGCTCGACCACGACGCGGACGTCCTGCGGTCCCCCGAACACGGGTGGCAGGACTTCCTGCAGCGGATGGCCCACGGTGTCCGGCGCATGGCCATCGCCCACCCCAAGGCCTTCCCCCTCATCGCCTCGACGCCCCCCGAGGCGCCGTGGCTGCGTCCGCCGCTGCGCAGCATCAGCTGGGTGGAGACGTTCCTCTCCGGGCTGGTGCAGCAGGGGTTCTCCGACCAGGAGGCCGTGGCGGCCTACCGGGCGTTCACCAGCTTCCTGCTGGGGAACCTGCTCCTGGAGGTGGCCCAGCGGGGTGGTGCGGTCGGACCCCTGGACCTGGTGGACGAGGAGGAACCCGTCGGGGGCCTCGACGACGCGCCCATCGTGCGGCGCCTGGCCCGGAGGCTGGGGGAGGACCGGGCGTTGCAGGAGTTCGAGGAGTCGCTGGAGAGCCTCATCGACCGGATCTCCGCCCAGGTGCTCGGCGGCAGCGGCGCCTGA
- a CDS encoding YqaE/Pmp3 family membrane protein translates to MRIGLIVLCFFFPFLAVLLKDGFSRKVVIAFLLQLLGHVPGVVYGLVVVTRD, encoded by the coding sequence ATGCGCATCGGACTGATCGTTCTCTGCTTCTTCTTCCCCTTCCTCGCCGTCCTCCTCAAGGACGGGTTCAGCAGGAAGGTGGTCATCGCCTTCCTGCTGCAGCTCCTCGGCCACGTCCCCGGCGTCGTCTACGGCCTCGTCGTCGTCACCCGCGACTGA
- a CDS encoding GNAT family N-acetyltransferase: MDSALVDVVRRHWEHLAGPGARFAPVEEARALVAPGSVVFPAGWCGIVTIAGRVLATAPDADRALVLDDHLHRDRPAPPAVLGPARLAYLARDAPLPIALGELHPADRGDALQDLLRSCSADDVGESGMTGIDSPSFLVVEDGETLAAAGYELWPNDVAHLCVLVRADARGRHLARTVAARASAHAQSAGLLCQWRARPADSLRVARSLGYDVLGEQLGLRW; this comes from the coding sequence GTGGACTCAGCCCTGGTCGACGTCGTGCGCCGGCACTGGGAACACCTCGCCGGTCCAGGGGCACGCTTCGCCCCGGTCGAGGAGGCGCGCGCGCTGGTCGCACCGGGTTCGGTGGTCTTCCCCGCCGGCTGGTGCGGGATCGTGACGATCGCCGGCCGGGTCCTGGCCACCGCCCCCGACGCCGACCGGGCCCTGGTTCTCGACGACCACCTGCACCGAGACCGACCGGCCCCTCCCGCCGTGCTCGGACCGGCCCGGCTGGCGTACCTGGCCCGCGACGCACCTCTCCCGATCGCGCTCGGGGAACTCCACCCCGCCGACCGGGGCGATGCCCTGCAGGACCTGCTGCGCAGCTGTTCCGCCGACGACGTGGGCGAGAGCGGGATGACCGGGATCGACTCTCCCTCGTTCCTGGTCGTCGAGGACGGCGAGACCCTCGCCGCGGCGGGGTACGAACTCTGGCCGAACGACGTCGCCCACCTCTGCGTCCTCGTCCGGGCCGACGCGCGAGGGCGCCACCTGGCCCGCACCGTCGCCGCCCGCGCGAGCGCGCACGCGCAGTCCGCCGGGCTGCTGTGCCAGTGGCGCGCCCGCCCGGCGGACTCCCTCCGGGTGGCGCGGAGCCTGGGCTACGACGTGCTGGGGGAACAGCTCGGACTGCGCTGGTAG
- a CDS encoding VOC family protein translates to MNTSTTQSGRPRLSAVVLDSPEPPELATFYRHLLGMEPEQWSPDWIVLRDPDGGVGISFQREAAYVPPRWPQSPGEQQVQDHLDIAVDDLDAGVAHAVAAGAELFEFQPQDTVRVMRDPHGHVFCLYLPE, encoded by the coding sequence GTGAACACCTCCACGACGCAGAGCGGTCGCCCGCGGTTGTCGGCGGTCGTGCTCGATTCCCCCGAACCCCCGGAACTCGCGACCTTCTACCGGCACCTGCTGGGGATGGAACCCGAGCAGTGGTCGCCGGACTGGATCGTGCTGCGCGACCCCGACGGCGGGGTCGGGATCTCGTTCCAGCGCGAGGCGGCCTACGTGCCGCCGCGGTGGCCGCAGAGCCCCGGAGAGCAGCAGGTGCAGGACCACCTCGACATCGCCGTCGACGACCTCGACGCGGGCGTCGCGCACGCTGTCGCCGCAGGTGCGGAACTCTTCGAGTTCCAGCCGCAGGACACCGTCCGGGTGATGCGCGACCCGCACGGCCACGTCTTCTGCCTGTACCTCCCCGAGTGA
- a CDS encoding AAA family ATPase — MVVVLMVGLPGSGKTTRARQLEAEGALRFSLDEWMLPLFAGENGTRQRDTLEGRLIWAGLRAAELGVDVVLDFGFWSRAERDALRHLFAAVGAECVVEFLDVDPTTQWERVSRRQLEAPGDTFTMTRGELDHWRTLFEVPTAEELATSTNGPPAGFLTWSAWAADRWPSLPDRGR, encoded by the coding sequence GTGGTCGTCGTCCTCATGGTCGGGTTGCCCGGCAGCGGGAAGACGACCCGCGCCCGTCAGCTCGAGGCGGAGGGGGCACTGCGCTTCAGCCTCGACGAGTGGATGCTGCCGTTGTTCGCCGGCGAGAACGGGACCCGTCAACGCGACACCCTCGAGGGTCGGCTGATCTGGGCGGGGCTGCGGGCCGCAGAACTCGGGGTCGACGTGGTCCTCGACTTCGGGTTCTGGTCCCGCGCGGAACGTGACGCCCTGCGCCACCTGTTCGCCGCCGTGGGCGCGGAGTGCGTGGTGGAGTTCCTGGACGTCGATCCCACGACTCAGTGGGAGCGGGTGAGCAGGCGCCAGCTCGAGGCCCCCGGTGACACGTTCACGATGACCCGCGGGGAACTCGACCACTGGCGCACGCTGTTCGAGGTGCCGACGGCGGAGGAACTCGCCACGAGCACGAACGGGCCGCCCGCCGGGTTCCTCACGTGGTCGGCGTGGGCGGCGGACCGGTGGCCGTCCCTACCCGACCGGGGACGCTGA
- a CDS encoding nuclear transport factor 2 family protein, whose amino-acid sequence MFADPEESVVGHRALNDEAQRLLDESPSFVFGPGGEVQVVQDLGYLTWQFGPEGEAPVVRGVDVVLVADDLITKVWTMLTTS is encoded by the coding sequence GTGTTCGCCGACCCGGAGGAGTCGGTGGTGGGTCACCGGGCGCTGAACGACGAGGCGCAGCGACTGCTCGACGAATCGCCGTCCTTCGTCTTCGGTCCCGGCGGCGAGGTGCAGGTCGTGCAGGACCTGGGCTACCTCACGTGGCAGTTCGGGCCCGAGGGCGAGGCCCCGGTGGTGCGCGGAGTGGACGTCGTCCTCGTGGCGGACGACCTGATCACCAAGGTCTGGACCATGCTCACGACATCCTGA